From Aedes albopictus strain Foshan chromosome 1, AalbF5, whole genome shotgun sequence, one genomic window encodes:
- the LOC134285791 gene encoding uncharacterized protein LOC134285791, with translation MVNTGTRLIRSGIIFPLNEGTEVEQLEQLVKKNSTIRQEYINVLKLKPRDTQIVHYMHNVFTDDSLIDYNYNNGHGKRAMRMYDIFSKCFMDAYEAEELTEFELAYQLTLAIKQSRNRMRQRMFRARKIVKASCGKRKRTP, from the exons ATGGTTAATACTGGAACCAGACTGATTCGATCTGGAATCATCTTTCCCCTAAACGAAGGAACAGAAGTGGAACAGTTGGAACAACTTGTGAAGAAGAATTCTACAATCAGGCAGGAATAT ATTAATGTTCTGAAGCTTAAGCCTAGGGATACGCAAATCGTCCATTACATGCACAACGTTTTCACAGACGATTCACTTATTGACTACAATTACAATAATGGCCATGGCAAACGCGCCATGCGAATGTACGACATATTTTCCAAATGCTTCATGG ACGCGTACGAAGCGGAGGAACTTACAGAGTTTGAGCTTGCCTACCAGCTGACGTTGGCGATCAAGCAAAGTCGAAACCGGATGCGGCAGCGCATGTTCCGCGCTAGGAAAATTGTGAAAGCAAGTTGTGGAAAGAGAAAGCGTACTCCATAA